In Rhinatrema bivittatum chromosome 1, aRhiBiv1.1, whole genome shotgun sequence, a single genomic region encodes these proteins:
- the LOC115098087 gene encoding taste receptor type 2 member 8-like: MLPTVKTVTLIILAAFTALGSVVNGFIVAVNGIDWVKSRHLNSIDVILTCLGAARFCFQWGILLENILFAVYPDLSNQTESSNILLFTWVFLEFSSFWFACCLSVFYCTKIASFSHPLFIFLKLKIPGIVPWVLLGSVLASIVTSIPTAWGYYKENHSNSTTGLSPNNSNLINCTLAWDLCKEHQYNFTKRITRNAGGLNVAFNYNYLISILFLGYSLPFFIFCVAALLLIGSLWSHTWRMKSSSMAFSNPSLEAHFTAIKVMTSFFLFCAFYFICRILQTKFWLSGERSWTLVISIGIAAFPSLHSVILILSNSKLRKSWARIFHHGKCPSGRETSQTINQDSEQ, encoded by the coding sequence ATGTTACCCACAGTTAAGACTGTCACACTGATCATCCTCGCTGCTTTTACAGCGCTAGGGAGTGTGGTCAATGGATTCATTGTGGCTGTGAATGGCATTGACTGGGTGAAGAGCAGACATCTGAATTCAATTGATGTCATTCTGACCTGCCTTGGTGCAGCAAGATTCTGCTTCCAATGGGGAATATTGCTGGAGAATATCTTATTTGCAGTTTATCCAGACTTATCTAATCAAACAGAATCTTCTAACATTTTATTGTTTACATGGGTATTTCTAGAATTTTCTAGCTTCTGGTTTGCATGCTGTCTTTCCGTCTTCTATTGTACCAAGATTGCCAGTTtcagccaccccctcttcatctTTCTGAAACTGAAGATCCCTGGGATAGTGCCCTGGGTGCTCCTGGGCTCCGTGCTGGCATCCATAGTCACCAGCATTCCCACAGCCTGGGGATACTACAAGGAAAACCACAGCAACTCCACCACTGGTCTCTCCCCAAACAACAGCAATCTAATCAATTGTACATTAGCCTGGGATTTATGCAAGGAACACCAATACAATTTTACCAAGAGGATCACACGAAATGCAGGTGGATTGAATGTGGCATTTAATTACAATTATTTGATTTCCATATTATTTCTTGGATATTCTCTGCCCTTCTTCATATTCTGTGTGGCTGCTCTTTTATTGATTGGATCCCTCTGGAGTCACACCTGGCGAATGAAAAGCAGCTCCATGGCTTTCTCTAACCCCAGTCTGGAGGCCCATTTCACTGCCATTAAAGTCATGActtcttttttcctattttgtgctTTCTATTTCATATGCAGAATCTTGCAAACAAAGTTCTGGTTGTCCGGTGAAAGATCTTGGACATTGGTTATTTCAATTGGAATTGCTGCCTTCCCCTCTCTGCACTCTGTGATCCTGATCCTCAGCAATTCCAAGCTCAGAAAATCCTGGGCAAGGATTTTCCATCATGGCAAGTGCCCTTCAGGAAGAGAAACTTCCCAAACCATCAATCAGGATTCTGAACAGTGA